In a single window of the Lineus longissimus chromosome 4, tnLinLong1.2, whole genome shotgun sequence genome:
- the LOC135486193 gene encoding asialoglycoprotein receptor 1-like, giving the protein MESKTIFFTVALCLGMALGLSNRKIRSSHEVTPHDYNETRQLVRRRFGELGEDLQELAEKTETIEAEFDHLKKILKSHREAIESLGGIIAPPIPLGSGTDNESGVVCPSHYIYHGNSCYEWVKKAANWTEAEQYCAHEHNGHLVKISSEKEHKFVVYHTMHHYPAVDSIWIGLHNFGDGWYWDHDEHHGRHHDDDRTHPEHHNDEDHHDKADEHLSDNPDHHDNQGDHHGDHNDQSEDDNDQRHMDYEHENLDTGGHKKDHETAKHADNGKEKSFSNWGEHEPRRDSDKLCVQIRANAGYLWRTHDCADHAMFICEWNK; this is encoded by the exons ATGGAGTCAAAGACCATATTCTTTACTGTGGCTCTGTGCCTGGGTATGGCTCTTGGCCTATCCAACAGGAAGATAAGATCCAGTCATGAGGTTACGCCCCACGATTATAATGAGACTAGACAATTGGTCAGGAGAAGGTTTGGAGAGTTAGGTGAAGATTTGCAGGAGTTGGCTGAGAAGACAGAGACAATTGAGGCAGAGTTTGATCATTTGAAAAAGATTCTGAAAAGTCATCGAGAAGCAATTGAAAG cCTTGGAGGTATCATAGCTCCACCAATACCACTAGGCTCAGGAACTGATAATGAATCCG GTGTGGTATGTCCATCTCACTACATCTACCATGGCAACTCCTGCTATGAATGGGTGAAGAAGGCCGCCAACTGGACCGAGGCAGAGCAGTACTGTGCCCATGAACATAATGGACACCTGGTCAAAATCAGCAGTGAAAAGGAACACAAGTTTGTGGTCTACCACACAATGCACCACTACCCTGCAG TGGATTCAATCTGGATTGGTCTCCACAACTTTGGGGATGGCTGGTACTGGGATCATGATGAACATCATGGTcgacatcatgatgatgatcgcaCACATCCAGAACACCATAATGATGAGGATCACCATgacaaggcagatgaacacctaAGTGACAATCCTGATCACCATGACAATCAGGGCGATCACCATGGTGACCATAACGACCAGagtgaagatgacaatgaccagcGTCACATGGACTACGAGCATGAAAACCTCGACACTGGAGGCCATAAGAAGGATCACGAGACAGCGAAACATGCAGACAACGGGAAGGAGAAGTCTTTCTCAAATTGGGGTGAACACGAGCCAAGGCGTGACAGCGATAAGCTCTGCGTGCAGATTAGAGCCAACGCTGGCTACCTGTGGCGCACACATGATTGTGCTGACCATGCAATGTTTATCTGTGAATGGAACAAATGA
- the LOC135487214 gene encoding mitochondrial ribosome-associated GTPase 1-like — MAKHIFSNKTFREAFTFVNKNSTTWFPGHMHKGMMQLQAKLKDIDCIIEVHDARIPFAGRNPNFQTHLMVRPHILVLNKMDLADLSRRKEVEQRLKDEGVKTVLYTDCRDNKDKVIKSQLIPTALNLIKNSERYHRTEETTYNMLVIGIPNVGKSSLINKLRNLNRKINPGKASQVGAVPGITRSVMEKIIVCDQPKIYVRDSPGILDPSVKDVHVGMKLAVCATLKDHLVGEEIVADYMLYWLNKLDNFQYVDYFGLKNPTDDILQFLMEVAKKYNFSRKHRSVEGGGVQMRPDLGRAAHFALKAFREGKLGKVMMDVDYIYTNR; from the exons ATGGCCAAACATATCTTCAGTAACAAGACTTTCCGGGAGGCATTTACCTTTGTCAACAAGAATTCCACCACCTGGTTTCCTGGACATATGCACAAAG GTATGATGCAACTACAGGCCAAGCTAAAAGATATTGATTGTATTATTGAAGTCCACGATGCAAGA ATTCCATTTGCTGGAAGGAACCCTAATTTCCAGACTCACTTGATGGTGAGACCTCACATCCTTGTCCTGAATAAAATGGACTTGGCAGATCTTTCGCGGAGAAAGGAAGTTGAGCAGCGATTGAAGGATGAAGGTGTCAAGACAGTACTTTATACTGATTGTAGGGACAACAAAGATAAAGTCATTAAAAGCCAG TTAATCCCGACAGCTTTGAATCTGATCAAGAACAGTGAGAGATATCACAGGACGGAGGAAACTACTTATAATATGTTAGTCATAGGAATCCCAAATGTTGGTAAATCGTCTCTTATCAATAAGTTGAGGAATTTGAACAGAAAAATAAATCCAG GAAAAGCTTCCCAAGTTGGTGCTGTTCCAGGTATCACCAGAAGTGTGATGGAAAAAATCATT GTCTGTGATCAACCGAAAATCTATGTCCGAGATTCACCAGGAATATTGGACCCTAGCGTTAAAGACGTTCATGTAGGCATGAAGTTAGCCGTTTGTG CTACACTGAAGGACCATCTGGTCGGAGAGGAAATAGTGGCAGATTATATGTTATATTGGTTGAATAAGCTCGACAACTTCCA ATATGTCGATTATTTCGGTCTTAAGAATCCTACTGATGACATATTGCAGTTTCTAATGGAGGTTGCGAAAAAGTATAACTTCTCAAGAAAACACAGAAGTGTTGAAG GGGGAGGAGTCCAGATGCGACCAGATTTGGGACGGGCTGCCCATTTTGCCTTGAAGGCTTTCAGAGAAGGAAAACTTGGAAAAGTTATGATGGATGTTGATTATATATATACGAACAGATAG
- the LOC135486191 gene encoding dnaJ homolog subfamily C member 21-like, translating into MSPPKGPMKCYYEVLNVERDAGEDEFKKSYRKLALKWHPDKNLDNQDEASEQFRLIQQAYDVLMDRHERAWYDKHREEILRGGCGFGDNYQDNSLNIFQYFTAACYSGYGDDEDGFYATYREVFKKLSAEDYEFMDDEDSDYNFPDFGASQSSYEEVVHDFYSFWESFCTSKSFAWKDEFDTREAPNRRVRRLMEAENKKLRDAAKKERNAEIRNLVAFIKKRDRRVQAHKKKLEERIAVIAKQDAERKEKQKKERIKKYESYQETEWSAMSQLEKELQNMEAHFDEQFGDEAVEFGSGASEEEDEEEVYYDDMFCVACNKTFKTEKAFANHENSKKHKENVVFLKTQMAAEEDDLGKDDLDPDEDMLGDRLLDDTDLLEDIKASNGLEAQPKTKLSKKQKKKRKELQKQQQKLIDDEQENESENDGSAEKDPAPEIEVKKDVPSQSQQKDSKPQADSNQPQPEISTVAEETAARSEQPSKEKNKKAKDGKKPVKPQEEEEEETNQPEHHYCNTCKKEFPTRNKLFDHLKTTGHQLRVPSANEHQGSSKKLNKKKGKR; encoded by the exons ATGTCTCCGCCCAAAGGCCCTATGAAATGTTACTATGAGGTCCTCAATGTTGAAAGAGATGCTGGAGAAGATGAGTTTAAAAAATCATACCGAAAACTTGCTCTAAAATGGCATCCAG ATAAAAACCTAGATAACCAAGATGAAGCCAGTGAACAGTTTCGCCTGATCCAGCAGGCGTATGATGTTTTGATGGATCGCCATGAAAGGGCTTGGTATGATAAGCACCGAGAAGAAATCTTAAGAGGAG GTTGCGGTTTCGGAGACAACTACCAGGACAACAGTCTGAATATTTTCCAGTATTTTACAGCTGCCTGTTATTCTGGGTATGGCGATGATGAAGAT GGCTTCTACGCTACATACAGAGAAGTCTTTAAAAAATTGTCAGCTGAAGACTATGAGTTCATGGATGATGAGGATTCGGACTACAACTTCCCTGATTTCGGAGCTTCACAGAGTTCATATGAAGAAGTGGTCCATGATTTTTATTCCTTCTGGGAAAGTTTCTGCACATCTAAATCGTTTGCGTGGAAAGATGAGTTTGACACTAGAGAAGCTCCCAACAGAAGGGTTCGGAGGCTTATGGAGGCTGAGAACAAAAAGCTACGGGATGCAGCAAAGAAGGAAAGAAATGCAGAAATAAGG AATTTAGTTGCCTTTATAAAGAAAAGGGATAGACGTGTTCAAGCTCATAAA AAAAAGCTTGAAGAACGCATTGCTGTAATTGCCAAGCAGGATGCAGAAAGgaaagaaaaacagaaaaaagagCGAATAAA aaaatatgaaagCTACCAGGAGACTGAGTGGTCAGCCATGTCCCAGCTTGAAAAAGAACTACAGAACATGGAGGCTCATTTTGATGAACAGTTTGGAGATGAGGCTGTGGAATTTG GAAGTGGTGCTTCAGAAGAGGAAGATGAGGAGGAAGTGTACTATGATGACATGTTCTGTGTCGCTTGcaataaaacattcaaaacaGAGAAAGC ATTTGCCAACCATGAAAATTCCAAGAAGCACAAAGAGAATGTGGTGTTTCTGAAGACGCAGATGGCAGCAGAGGAGGATGACCTTGGGAAGGATGACCTTGACCCAGACGAGGACATGCTAGGAGACAGGCTACTGGATGACACAGATCTGCTTGAGGATATCAAAGCTTCAAATGGTCTGGAAGCACAACCAAAAACAAA ATTATCaaagaaacagaagaagaagcgAAAGGAACTGCAAAAGCAGCAGCAAAAGCTCATAGATGATGAACAAGAG AATGAATCTGAGAACGATGGCAGTGCTGAAAAGGACCCTGCACCTGAGATCGAGGTGAAAAAGGATGTGCCTTCACAATCACAGCAAAAGGACAGCAAACCACAGGCAGACAGCAACCAGCCTCAGCCAGAAATATCAACAGTTGCTGAAGAAACCGCAGCCAG AAGCGAGCAGCCATCAAAGGAGAAAAACAAAAAGGCAAAAGATGGTAAAAAGCCTGTCAAaccacaagaagaagaagaagaagag ACCAACCAACCTGAACATCATTACTGCAACACGTGTAAGAAGGAGTTCCCAACCAGAAATAAACTCTTCGATCACCTTAAGACAACTGGGCATCAACTTCGAGTGCCATCAGCAAATGAACACCAAGGTTCAagtaaaaaattaaacaaaaagaaaggaaagagatGA